Genomic window (Spiroplasma sabaudiense Ar-1343):
TTCCATCCAGACCCTCTCAATAATGCAAAACAGAATTTTGCATTTTTTCTTTTGTAATTCCTCTTCAATAAATCATATTATCAAGCTCAGCTAATTTATAAATTTGTGGCATTTGACTACTTTGGCCAAAAGAGTCTGGAACATAGGCATTGCGCATTGAACTTCCAAAACTTTCAGCCATGTTAGTGCCGATCAATAAATTTCTGACAATTGCCTCGGAAGTTGTATTAAATAAATCAGGTTGTGAATACCATGGTCCTAAAATTATTTTATTATTTTTTATATTAGTTGCTAACTCATTTTCATTACCATTAAAAATTTTAAAATCATCAATAATGGAACTCTGGCCATCATAGGTAAAATTTTTAAAATTTTCATTTGATTTAATTGCTTTATTAAGTTTTTCAAGATTGCCATTTAATAGTAAGTCTGAATCTTGTTTTGTGAAATATCATTCTTTATCCCAATGGGCGTGAGGAACAATGTGTATTCTTATTTTTTTCATAATCTTCTCCTTAAATTATTAAATTTTTTTGAGCTGTTTTAATCCAGACTTTTTTGTTTCAAAGGATTCAATAAATTGAGCCTCGAATTATTTCCTCAAATGCTTGAATTGAACAAATTGATAACATTAAAATTATTGCCCGAGAGTTTACATTTGCTTGATTTGTAAAATCAAAATTTGGTGGAAAAATTAGATTACTGGTTAAGATTACTAAACCAATGTTGAAGATTGATAAAGTAATCGCCGCACATATTACCGGAATTATCGTATACTTCGCCGCCCTTAAGCACGAAAGTCCGACTTGATTCATTGTTCTCCCAAAGTCTTGCAAGCCAATAATGACTAACATAAATATTCCAACAGAAAAAATAATATCGACTGGAATGTTGTAGAGTATAAACAAAGGATAAGCTAGAACCACCACAATTAAAGAAAATGGCAGTGCAATTAATAAAGTCATATACCAAAACCGGTTTGCAATTTTAATTTCTCAATTTTCGATTTTAGAACCAATTAATCTCGCGACAAAAATCGAAGAGACTTGGCCAAGTGATGACGAAAGTAAAAGACCAAAATTTGTAATTTGTTGAGCAGCAATTAAAGTATTAAAAAGGGCGTCATCTCTGCCAAACTCGTTGGAGGCCAAGGTAACATATCTTGTTGTAAAAGCCCCGGCAAAATTAAAAATCATTGCTTCAATTGCTGTTGGCACACCAATAATCAAAATAAGTTTAATGATAGATTTATTTCAACAACTTTTGTTGGCGATAAAAATCATTTTAATATTGAAATGTTTAACATTTAAAACCATTAACGTGACTGTCAAAAATATCGCCGATCCCAGACTTCCATAAGCGGTTCCAACTGCGGCAAAGTCTGTGGTCAAAGCAATGGATCAAACAATTATGGAATTTACAATGTTTGATAACACTAGTATCAAAAAAATTGTTTTCATTTTACCAATAGCAATCTCTGCACGCTGAGAAACAACATTAATACTAGTTAAGAATAAAATTACTAGATTAATATAGTAAATCATATCCGCGGTTTTTCAATATTTTTCTTCTAAATTCACCCAACGGTATGTAAAGTTTTTCATGGCTAATAATCCTACAATAACAACCATTGAAATCAAAAGATTAAACATTCAGCCTGTAAAAATTGCTTTATGCAAGTCCTGGTCGCGTCCCTGACCCAACATATTTCCAATAACAATAAAAACCCCTGCTGAAGCAAAACTTGGAAGAAAAATTACTCAGTTATAAGCAAAATTTGCTTTATTAACTACAGCAGTCCAGACTCCACCATCAACTCATCGCAAAAGCAAACTATTGGCCATAGCAATAATCACTGTTGAAATCATTTGTAAATAAATTGGAAGCGTAAGTGATCATAAATTTTTATAAAATTTTTTATAAATCAGAAAATCAAGATGCGGATTATCCTGGACGATGGTTTGTTCTGCCTCTGACAGATTTCAAGCAAAGCGACTTTCTTTGGGTTCTTTTTTCATTCCGTCTCTCTCGTGTATACTTTTGATACAATATTATTTTACTATTAATATATTTTCGATTTTTTTTTTCGCAATTTTGGAATATTATTCTAAGAGCAAGTGGTAAAATATGGAAAAGGAATAATAAGACAGTGAAAAAAATTTTAACTATTTTAGGGAGTTTTACTCTATTTGCATCCCCGATAAGTGCCACAGTAAGTTGCTTTTCGATTGGCGAAGATGCTTTAATTTATTTATCATCAAAAATTACTGGTGATTATCAAAATAGTAACAAAAAGAAAATTATTAAGTTTACCAAAAGTGATCATGAAATTGCATATGATTATAGTCCCCTTTTAACTGATTTTTTGAAACTAATGGGCAGTGATAAATTTGATACCAACAAGTATCGTTCTTTGCAAATGCAGTTTTTAACTGAGCAAGAGTTTTTTGACTATCAAACTGAAAATAGTGGTGAAAAGCCCAATATAGAATATCAAGTTCAGGACCCCAAAAAGCAATCACCCTATCAAGCGAATTATAAAAATCAAGACGATGAAGAAATTTTTGACCTTCTCCAAATTATTAGAGTTGAAAACTATCAAGACAGTCCGGTACAAGTGGGCAATGATATTTATTTTAAAGAGGTTTTGGTTAGAGAATGAAATTTTAATGATGATGGTTCAGGGATTGGATTTTATGAGGCCACTAAAAATACGAAAAAAGTTGAAATCTATGTTAGAAATAAAACTATTGTTGAACTAAGCGAAGAGGCAATTACAATTAATTAATGACAATTGCTTTTGCAAATAAAATTACTGTTCTTAATTTATAAAAAACTTTATTGAATTTCTCAATAAAGTTTTTTATTTATTAAAGTTAATTGTCCATATAATCATTTTGAATCACATAAAGCTTTGCTTATCTAATTCTTTTTTGCGATTCTCCATCAAATAGGAAATACTTTTCAAATACTACATTTATTTTTTGGTCTGCTTCAACTTCAGAATTATTTGAAACGGTCACTGAAATATTTGAGTTATCATCCACGAAACCTTTAATCTCTTTTTCTTTTCCCAATAATTCCACGTGAATTACCAAGACTTGTGTATCTGTCTTTGATTTTGAAATTTTGACAGACTCACTTCTAACACACAAATAAATTCATTTGCTATTTTGTTTTTTTATTGTTTCGATTTCCTCTTTTGAAAGTTTAACCTTAATAGTTTTGGATTCATTTACAAAATATTCTCCCTCTAAAATACCTTTGTACTGATTTATAGTTGGGTTACCAATAAAATTGGCAACAAATAAATTTTCAGGGTTTTCATATAAATCAGTTGGTGATCCTACTTGCTGAATTTTTTGATCATTCATCAAAACAATTTTAGTTGCCATTGTCATGGCTTCGACTTGGTCATGGGTTACATAAATAGTTGTTGATTCTAGTGCTTTATGAATTTTAACTATTTCTGTACGCATTGTCTCTCTCAACTTAGCATCCAAGTTTGATAATGGTTCATCCATTAAAAATAATTTGGGCTTACGCACAATTGCTCGACCAAGCGCTACTCGTTGGCGTTGTCCCCCAGATATTTCGCTTGGTTTTTTATATAGTAAGTGCGTAATGTTTAAAATTTCAGCAACATCTTTGACTCTTTGATCAATTAAATCTTTTTTTGCTTTTTTCATTTTCAATCCAAAGCCCATGTTTTTATATACATTCATATGAGGATACAAAGCATAGCTTTGAAAAACCATCGCAATATCACGATCTTTTGGAGGTAAATCATTTGCTCTTTTCTCATCAAATACTAAATCTCCTTTAGTAATTGAATTTAATCCTGCAATCATTCTTAACAAAGTAGTTTTTCCACAGCCACTAGGGCCTAGCATTACACAAAAATCTTTGTCTTCAATACTTAAATTGATATTTTCAAGCGTGTATAAGGGGTTTCCCTCATATTTTTTTGATAAATTTCTTAATTCTACTTTCATCTTAACTATCCTTTCACTCCACCAGAAGTCATTCCTGAAACAACAAATTTTTGTAGCACCAAGAACAACACTCCAATCGGAACTGCCACTAATGTTGACCCAGCAAAGTAGGCTCCATAATTCATTAGTCTTTCACTATTGATAAACATATTTAATCCCACCGCGACAGTATAATCTTCTTGATTTCTCAAAATTAAAGAAGGTAAAATTACATCACCAAATGGTCCGATAAAAGACATCAGTGCTATTAAAACCAACATTGGTTTACACAGCGGAAAAATAATATTTAAAAATATTCAAAAGTGAGAACAGCCATCAATCCTTGCAGCATCATCAATGTCTTGGGAAATTGAATCCATATACCCTTTTAAAATAATTGTATTACTTGCAACTCCACCACCAACATAAATTAATAATAGCGTTGCAATTCTTGGCATATTAAATGCGTTATTTAACAATTCGGTAAAAATATAGAAAACCAGTAGCGACGTAAATACTGGAACCATTTGAGATACCAATAGGGCAATTAAAAAACTTCTTTTACCTTTGTATTTAAATCTACTAAACGAATATGCGGTAAGTGATATAAT
Coding sequences:
- a CDS encoding MATE family efflux transporter; the encoded protein is MKKEPKESRFAWNLSEAEQTIVQDNPHLDFLIYKKFYKNLWSLTLPIYLQMISTVIIAMANSLLLRWVDGGVWTAVVNKANFAYNWVIFLPSFASAGVFIVIGNMLGQGRDQDLHKAIFTGWMFNLLISMVVIVGLLAMKNFTYRWVNLEEKYWKTADMIYYINLVILFLTSINVVSQRAEIAIGKMKTIFLILVLSNIVNSIIVWSIALTTDFAAVGTAYGSLGSAIFLTVTLMVLNVKHFNIKMIFIANKSCWNKSIIKLILIIGVPTAIEAMIFNFAGAFTTRYVTLASNEFGRDDALFNTLIAAQQITNFGLLLSSSLGQVSSIFVARLIGSKIENWEIKIANRFWYMTLLIALPFSLIVVVLAYPLFILYNIPVDIIFSVGIFMLVIIGLQDFGRTMNQVGLSCLRAAKYTIIPVICAAITLSIFNIGLVILTSNLIFPPNFDFTNQANVNSRAIILMLSICSIQAFEEIIRGSIYWILWNKKVWIKTAQKNLII
- a CDS encoding lipoprotein; amino-acid sequence: MKKILTILGSFTLFASPISATVSCFSIGEDALIYLSSKITGDYQNSNKKKIIKFTKSDHEIAYDYSPLLTDFLKLMGSDKFDTNKYRSLQMQFLTEQEFFDYQTENSGEKPNIEYQVQDPKKQSPYQANYKNQDDEEIFDLLQIIRVENYQDSPVQVGNDIYFKEVLVREWNFNDDGSGIGFYEATKNTKKVEIYVRNKTIVELSEEAITIN
- a CDS encoding ABC transporter ATP-binding protein, which encodes MKVELRNLSKKYEGNPLYTLENINLSIEDKDFCVMLGPSGCGKTTLLRMIAGLNSITKGDLVFDEKRANDLPPKDRDIAMVFQSYALYPHMNVYKNMGFGLKMKKAKKDLIDQRVKDVAEILNITHLLYKKPSEISGGQRQRVALGRAIVRKPKLFLMDEPLSNLDAKLRETMRTEIVKIHKALESTTIYVTHDQVEAMTMATKIVLMNDQKIQQVGSPTDLYENPENLFVANFIGNPTINQYKGILEGEYFVNESKTIKVKLSKEEIETIKKQNSKWIYLCVRSESVKISKSKTDTQVLVIHVELLGKEKEIKGFVDDNSNISVTVSNNSEVEADQKINVVFEKYFLFDGESQKRIR